TGAAATCAGAACCGACACCAGGCAAGGCGCGAGGGCCTCCGCGGGCTCCGCTACGACACCAGCCCTATCTCCGTCCCCGGTGTGACCGATCCGGGTTAGCGGCACGAAGTGCTCCACGTCCGGTGCTTGGTTCGTCAGCGCTTGCGCCACGATGATTTGATGCCCCTCATCCACTGCCGCCTGCGCGTTGTAGCCTTGAATGAAGCCGCCTTGCGTCTTCTGGATTCGACTCTCCGGGTCGGTGAAGTTGCGCTGCGCCTGGGGCTTGGGCTTGCCGTGCTTGTCTGTGGGCACCTGGTGGCTCGGCAGTGGCGTGGGCCCGGAGGGCGGTGGGTCCTGTTCGTCCTTTTTCTTCTTGGCCTCCTGCTTCGCCTGCCGCGCCGCTTGGGCCTCTGCTTCCAGCTCTGTCTTGGCCTGACGGATTTTCTTCAGCCGACTCTCCGCTCTCCTCAGCTCCTGCGGCAGCTCGTCTCCCCGCTTCTTCTTCCCGTACAGCCGGTCTTCGGCCGCGTCCGCCTCTTCCGCCGCCTTCATCAGCTCGTCCACCTTCTGGGTCAGCTCCTGCTCGCGCTGCTGCATCCGCTCGTAGCTCATCGCCTTGTGCTTGCTGGCATTCGCCTTGAGCTTCGTGCCGTCCAGTGCCACGTGCCCCAGCTTCACCAGCCCCGCCTTCTGACACAGCGCCAGCACCTGCACGAACAGCCCCGACAACTCCTTCAGGTGCCGCCTGCGGAACTCCGCAATGGCCGTATGGTCCGGATGCTGGCCTGCGGCGATGATTCGGAACGCCACGTCCTCGTACGTCTTCCTCTCCAGCCGCCGCGACGAGGCCACGCCTACGCAGTAGCCATACAACAGCAGCCCCACCAGCATCCTCGGGTGGTACGGTGGGTAGCCCCTCAACTCCCGCTCGTACTTCTCCAACAGCGGCCTCAGCTCAAGCTCCTTCACCGTGTCCAAGATGAAGTACGCCAAGTGCTTTTCGGGCAGCCACTCCCGGGGTGAGGGCGGCAGAAGTTCCGACTGCTCGGGCTGGTAGGGGCGGTAGACCTTGCTCATGGGTAGGCAACCCCATCACGTCCTCGCCTACCCGTCGAGTAGGTTCCGCCGGTTACCCCAACAGACTCCTAGTGCACGAGTCGAGGGGTGTGTCCC
This is a stretch of genomic DNA from Stigmatella aurantiaca. It encodes these proteins:
- a CDS encoding transposase, whose amino-acid sequence is MSKVYRPYQPEQSELLPPSPREWLPEKHLAYFILDTVKELELRPLLEKYERELRGYPPYHPRMLVGLLLYGYCVGVASSRRLERKTYEDVAFRIIAAGQHPDHTAIAEFRRRHLKELSGLFVQVLALCQKAGLVKLGHVALDGTKLKANASKHKAMSYERMQQREQELTQKVDELMKAAEEADAAEDRLYGKKKRGDELPQELRRAESRLKKIRQAKTELEAEAQAARQAKQEAKKKKDEQDPPPSGPTPLPSHQVPTDKHGKPKPQAQRNFTDPESRIQKTQGGFIQGYNAQAAVDEGHQIIVAQALTNQAPDVEHFVPLTRIGHTGDGDRAGVVAEPAEALAPCLVSVLIS